The genome window TCCAGCACCGTCATAGCCGTTCTACGGCCAGCGCGTTCAAGGAGATTTCATGCACAGACCATCACTTCACAACCTCAGTCGCAATCTCGGCATGGTAGCCCTTACGGCGCTGCTGGCCGCCTGCGGACAACAGACCGCTGGCACTGCCCCGATGGGCGCCTTGCCCAAAGCAGATCTAAGTGAAAACGCCACGGTGGCCCAGAGCGGCAAACTCAGGTACGTACAGAACGAACTGATGGTGGGCTACACCGATGACGCCAGCCTCAAGCGCGCTGTCTCCACCCTGAAGGCCACTGTGGTAGCGACGATTCCCGAAATCCGGGTGGCCCTGCTGCGCGTTGAGGGCGACAGCCTGAAGGTCAGCGCGCAGGCCTTCCGTCTGCCGGGCCTGCGTTACGCCCAGGCCAACGAGATCATCGCGGGTGACCAGCTGCCGGCCGGACAGGTCAAGGGCGATTTGAACGCCCAGGCTGCGTCTGCGGATCAGATTTTTGATGAGTTGCCGCAGTATGCCCTGGACCCCCGCCACCTGAACGCCAAGGCCGCCTGGGACGCCGGCCTGAACGGACAGGGCGTGGTGGTGGCCGTGCTGGATGATCCCGGCGACGTCTCGCACCCCGACTTGAAGGCCAACTGGGCTGGGAAGGCTTATAACCCGTTCCTAAACAAGGTGTATACCGACGCCGCCGAGTGGGTCAAGGACTCCGCAAGTGAGTTTGCCGATCACGGTACTTTCGTGGCCTCCAGCATCGTGGCAGCCGACGACGGCAAGGGCATCGTGGGGGTTGCGCCCAAGGCCACATGGCTTCCTGTGGTCATCAACCCGGCAGCCAAACAGACCAACGAGTTCTACTCCTCGTTCTACATCGCGCGGGCCGCCGTGTGGGCCAGCAACAATGGCGCGCGGGTGCTGAACAACTCCTGGGGCGGCGGCATCTCCTTTGGGGCCGTCAAGGACGCCTTCGACTACGCCATGAGCAACGGCACAGCCGTCGTGGCCTCCATGGGCAACAGCTACTACGACGAGTTCCAGTACCCCGCCGCGTTACCTGGCGTGATTGCCTCGGGGGCATTAGACGGCAGTAACCGCCGGGTCACCTTCTCCACCATGGGCCGTCACATCTCATCTTCGGCCCCCGGTCAGGACACC of Deinococcus aerolatus contains these proteins:
- a CDS encoding S8 family serine peptidase: MVALTALLAACGQQTAGTAPMGALPKADLSENATVAQSGKLRYVQNELMVGYTDDASLKRAVSTLKATVVATIPEIRVALLRVEGDSLKVSAQAFRLPGLRYAQANEIIAGDQLPAGQVKGDLNAQAASADQIFDELPQYALDPRHLNAKAAWDAGLNGQGVVVAVLDDPGDVSHPDLKANWAGKAYNPFLNKVYTDAAEWVKDSASEFADHGTFVASSIVAADDGKGIVGVAPKATWLPVVINPAAKQTNEFYSSFYIARAAVWASNNGARVLNNSWGGGISFGAVKDAFDYAMSNGTAVVASMGNSYYDEFQYPAALPGVIASGALDGSNRRVTFSTMGRHISSSAPGQDTMLASPTWQGGGHALISGTSFSSPYTAGVAALVYQKCPSATPFQVRRVLETTANSSIGSNPNGFDRDTGWGALNAGNIAKTLTSCDKLPAKGANVKINVTYIDDSGQHPGVLGDVMLRGKGMRAGATDDPTPLYLSTTDAQGNATFAEIAPGEYDLYVAGSDLSVTGGLTEERGTYIGSFTATSGSTRANPDIKQVVLTAASPDFNPVDPYEPNDSPSAAKPITYGQTTQTAYIYNKPSDYDYFSFAGTAGDDIKAEVLAMGQLGGSLDSYLFLFGPDGKKLADNDDRGNPRIDSDSEISLKLPVSGTYYLAVTSYNIAEGTGDDGSPFNKYKLKLAKTN